The nucleotide sequence TCGCGCCGCCCCGACCACTGCTGGTAGGCGTCCAAAAGCGCGTGCATGACGTTATGGCGGGCGGGCTGCGGGCGCACCTCGAAGTGGCGCAAAAAGGCGCGCATCACCGGCAGGCCCAAAAAGGCCGCCGCCAGCACGTCGTTGTAGGCCGCCGCGGCGGGCGTCTCGGCATTGTACTCGGTAAAGCGCAGCCCGCCCCGGTCGTGGACGAAAAAGGCGTCCAAGCGCGACACCGGACTGGGGTCCTTGAAGCCGGGGTCAAAGGCGATCAGCTCCTCTTCCCAGTCGAAGAGGGCGTACTGCTCGCGAAAGCTCCGGTCCGCCATGGCCGCCTGATAGCTCTTGTCAAAGGCGCAGAGGAGGACCTTGACCCGCGCCTGCAAGAACCTGTACTGCTCGGGGGTCAAAAAGCGCGGCCGGAGCACGCTGCACAGCGGCCTGCTGCCGAAGTAGAGGTTGTGCCGCTTCATCTGCTCCTCGAGCTGGGCGTGGGACGCCTGCGCCAGCTCGCCCGTGAGCAAGTCGTGATAGCTGTCGATCGCTTCTTGGAGCATGGCTCACTCCTTATGCGCCCACGTCCAGGTCCACTAGGACCCCTGCTAGTGCAGGTACGGACTAGGGCGGGTCTAGTGACCCTAGCATCTTTTTCTTGCGCCCTTTGGACTCCTTGGGCCCCGGCGGGCTCTTGAAGAGCGCGGCCCAGCCCAGCGCCGCGAGCTGCGGCTTGGGCTGCTTGGCCCGCCGGATAGCCAGATCGGCCATGCCCTTGACCGCCCACTCGAAGTAGCTCGGCGTCAGCGAGTAGACGTCCATGTCCGGCGCGGGGTTCATGAAGTCAATCGCGTAGGGCACGCCGTCCTTGACCGCCCACTCCATGCTGTTCATGTCGTAGCCGAGCGCGCGGACGATTCGGCGCGAGTCCGCCACCACCCGCTTGCCCAGCTCGGGGCTCATGTGCTCGTGCTCGACGTGGTACTTGCGCTCTCCCGGGTCGTACTTCATCGGCAAGATGTGCTCCTGGCCGAGGCAGAGGCAGCGCACGAAGTGGTCCCACTCGATAAACTCCTGGACGATCATGGTCAAGAGCCCCGAGTGGTTGTAGTAGTGGATGAGCTCGTCCCCGCTGCGGCAGACGTAGACGTCCTTCCAGCCGCCGCCGTGGGCGTCCTTCAAGATGCAGGGCAGGCCGACGTAGGCCAGGATGCCGTCCCAGTTGAGGGGGTAGCGCAGGTTGCGCAGGCTCTCGTTGTGGACGATGCCGGGCACGTAGTCGCGGTTGGGCAGGGCGACCGTCTTGGGGGAGGCGACGCCAAGCCTGGTGATCAGGGAGGCGCCGAAGAACTTGTCGTCGGCGGTCCACATGAAGGGGTTGTTGATGACGGTGACGCCCTCGAGCGCGGCGTGCTTGAGATAACTGCGGTAGAAGGGCACCTCGTGCGAGATGCGGTCGATGATGACCGCGTAAGGGACCTCTTCGTCCATGCTCACGCCGCCCAGCTTGACGTACTCGGCGATCACGCCCTCGCCGCGGCCGTTCACCTCCTCGATAAAGGCGGGCGGCCAGGACCACTCCCGCCCGACGATGAGGCCGACCTTGAGGGGCTCTTTCTTGCTCGCCTTCTTGCGCTTCTCGCTCATCTTCTCCTCCAGAGTGGGTCCACCAGAGTAGGTCCGCGTGTGTGGCCACGCCGGCGTGCTAGAGTTTGCTCCCGCCTCGCCCCTCGCCCTATCGTCCTCCCGACGCCGCGTTTACGGCGGGGAACGCCCTTACCATACCCGACCTGTGAGGCTCGCGCCGCGAGTGGCGTGGGGCGCCTGCTGCGCTAGTCCGAACCGCCGATGTAGTGGCGGATCATCTTCTGCCAGTAGGGCCAGTCGTGGCTCCAGCCGTCCCAGAGGCGCAGGGCGTTGCCGACGCCCTTGCTCCAGAGCAGGCTCGACAGCTGCTCGTTTTGGTGCCGGTGGGAATCATCCTCGCCGGTCACCAGGATGATGTCCTGGCGCCTCATGGCCGCGAGCCGGCCGGGGTCGCGCTCGTTCGCCAGGTAGTCCGGCGGGTTGTTGAAGTAGACGTTGTCGTCGTAGTGGCCGTCCGCCCAGCGCCTGATGTCGTAGATGCCCGAGAGGCCGATCAGCCGGTTCACCAGATGAGCGTGGCGGAAGGCGAGGTTGGCGGCGTGGTAGGCGCCGAAGCTGGCGCCGGTGGTGATGAGAAAAGGATTGCCGTTTTTCCGGGCCGACAGCGGCAAGACCTCGCGCAAGAGGTAGTGCTCGTACTCCACCTGGCGCCAAGCCCGATCACCCGGCCACTTCCAGCGGGCGTACCAGCTCTCGCTGTCCACCGAGTCCACGCAGTAGAGCTGAATCCAGCCGCGCTCCAAGTGCTCGCTCAGGGCGCCCACCATGCCCATGCCCTCCCACTCGAAAAAGCGCCCCTGCGAGGTGGGAAAGACGAGTACCCGGGCGCCCGCGTGACCAAAGACGAGCAGCTCCATGTCGCGGCCCAGTGAGGGGCTGTGCCAGCGGTGGTATTCACGGTTCATTGGACCTCCGGCAACTGCTGCACCGGGCCTGTGGCTTTGGCGTCATCACCTTCTGTCTCACCTGTCTCACATGGGCGGCAGCACTCGCTTTGGCCGCGGTAGGATGCGGGCGCGGTCATGATTCTGAAATCAGCGTCATACTACCATAAGCACAGCAAGGTGCCCGAAGAAGGTTTATGGACCGGCAGCGCCTTTGGAAACGGCAGCGCCCTTAGAGCGGCAGCGCCCTTGGAGAGGCAAATCATGTGATCAGCGTGCGGGACTATACGGGGGTGGCGGGGTCTGCTCAGCCCAACGTGGTGGGGACGCTCAAGGTGTTGGAGGGCGTCTACAGCCCGCGGCTGCGCAGCCGCCGCGACCTCTTCGTCTACCTTCCCCCCTCTTACGCCGAAGGTTACAAGCGCTACCCGGTCATCTACATGCAAGACGGGCAGAACCTCTTCGACAGCGCCGCCAGCTTCTCGGGTGAGTGGGGCGTCGACGAGACCCTGGAGGCGCTCAGCCATGAGGGCCTAGAGGCCATCGCCGTGGGCATCCCCAATGGCGGCGCCGAGCGCCTGAGCGAGTACAGCCCCTTCGCCGATCCGGCCCACGGCGGCGGCAAGGGCGAGGCCTACTTGCGCTTCGTCGTCGGCACCGTCAAGCCGCTCGTCGACCGCGAGTTTCGCACCCTGCCCAGGCGGCGCCACACCGGCATCCTGGGCTCGTCGATGGGTGGCCTGATCAGCCTCTACGCCTTTTTTCGCCACCCGGAATACTTCGGCTTCGCGGGCGCCATGAGCCCCGCCTTCTGGTTCGCCGACAAGGCCATCTTTTCCTTTGTCCGCGAGGCGCCCCGGCTGAGGGGCAAGCTCTACTTG is from Deinococcota bacterium and encodes:
- a CDS encoding alpha/beta hydrolase-fold protein, with product MRDYTGVAGSAQPNVVGTLKVLEGVYSPRLRSRRDLFVYLPPSYAEGYKRYPVIYMQDGQNLFDSAASFSGEWGVDETLEALSHEGLEAIAVGIPNGGAERLSEYSPFADPAHGGGKGEAYLRFVVGTVKPLVDREFRTLPRRRHTGILGSSMGGLISLYAFFRHPEYFGFAGAMSPAFWFADKAIFSFVREAPRLRGKLYLDVGTDEYGPHQAGLRARMQARGKSRRHVAEVRYMHDLLRQRGFRREQLRYVEEEGAQHHELAWARRLPGALRFLLTP
- a CDS encoding esterase, coding for MNREYHRWHSPSLGRDMELLVFGHAGARVLVFPTSQGRFFEWEGMGMVGALSEHLERGWIQLYCVDSVDSESWYARWKWPGDRAWRQVEYEHYLLREVLPLSARKNGNPFLITTGASFGAYHAANLAFRHAHLVNRLIGLSGIYDIRRWADGHYDDNVYFNNPPDYLANERDPGRLAAMRRQDIILVTGEDDSHRHQNEQLSSLLWSKGVGNALRLWDGWSHDWPYWQKMIRHYIGGSD